One segment of Labrus mixtus chromosome 10, fLabMix1.1, whole genome shotgun sequence DNA contains the following:
- the LOC132981794 gene encoding C-terminal-binding protein 1 isoform X2, producing MQGIRPPILNGPMHPRPLVALLDGRDCTVEMPILKDVATVAFCDAQSTQEIHEKVLNEAVAALLYHTITLSRDDLEKFKGLRVIVRIGSGFDNVDIKAAAELGIAVCNVPASSVEETADTSLCLILNLYRRVTWMHQALREGTRASSVEQIREVAGGAARIRGETLGIIGLGRVGQAVALRAKAFGFGVIFYDPYLPDGVERSLGLQRMATLQDLLIHSDCVSLHCSLNEHNHHLINDFTIKQMRQGAFLVNTSRGGLVDEKALAQALKEGRIRGAALDVHEAEPFSFSTGPLKDAPNLICTPHTSWYSEQASVEAREEAAREVRRAITGRIPDSLKNCVNKEYLMSASPWPSMEAATVHPELNGATYRFPPGLINVAAAGGLSGAAGGVESLVTGNLSHGIAPVSHPPHAPSPVQSAKAEADRDIPSDQ from the exons ATGCAAG GTATTCGACCCCCCATCCTAAATGGGCCAATGCACCCGCGGCCCTTGGTGGCCCTGTTGGACGGGCGTGACTGCACTGTGGAAATGCCCATCCTCAAAGATGTGGCCACTGTGGCCTTCTGTGATGCGCAGTCCACACAAGAGATTCATGAGAAG GTGCTAAATGAGGCAGTGGCCGCTCTTCTCTACCACACCATCACTCTGTCCAGAGATGACCTGGAAAAATTCAAAGGTCTCCGTGTTATTGTCAGGATTGGCTCCGGCTTCGACAATGTTGACATCAAAGCAGCTGCTGAGCTTG GCATTGCTGTCTGTAATGTGCCAGCATCCTCTGTGGAGGAGACAGCCGACACTTCGCTATGTCTAATCCTCAACCTGTACAGGAGAGTCACCTGGATGCACCAGGCGCTCAGGGAGGGAACCCGGGCCTCCAGCGTGGAGCAGATCAGGGAGGTGGCAGGCGGGGCTGCACGTATCAGGGGTGAGACGCTGGGCATTATTGGACTAG GGCGTGTCGGCCAAGCGGTGGCTCTCCGGGCCAAGGCTTTTGGCTTTGGTGTGATCTTCTATGACCCCTACCTGCCCGATGGCGTGGAGCGCTCGCTGGGCCTTCAGCGAATGGCCACCCTGCAGGACCTCCTTATCCATTCTGACTGTGTATCCCTGCACTGCAGCCTCAACGAGCACAACCACCACCTCATCAATGACTTTACCATCAAACAG ATGCGTCAGGGAGCTTTCCTGGTGAACACATCAAGAGGCGGTCTGGTTGATGAGAAAGCACTGGCTCAGGCCCTGAAAGAGGGCCGGATACGAGGGGCTGCCCTGGACGTCCATGAGGCAGAACCTTTCAG TTTTTCAACAGGCCCTCTGAAGGATGCTCCAAACTTGATCTGTACCCCTCACACATCCTGGTATAGTGAGCAGGCGTCTGTGGAGGCTCGCGAGGAGGCAGCCAGAGAGGTCCGCCGTGCCATCACCG GGCGCATCCCTGACAGTCTGAAGAACTGCGTGAATAAGGAGTATCTGATGTCAGCCTCTCCGTGGCCCAGTATGGAAGCCGCCACTGTTCACCCAGAGCTAAACGGAGCCACTTACAG aTTTCCTCCAGGTCTGATCAATGTTGCAGCAGCAGGGGGGCTCTCTGGAGCAGCCGGGGGGGTCGAGAGCCTTGTAACAGGCAACCTGTCACACGGCATTGCCCCCGTCTCCCACCCCCCTCACGCACCCTCTCCGGTGCAATCTGCTAAGGCTGAAGCCGACAGAGACATCCCCTCCGACCAATAG
- the LOC132981794 gene encoding C-terminal-binding protein 1 isoform X1 produces MALMDKHKQVKRQRLDRICEGIRPPILNGPMHPRPLVALLDGRDCTVEMPILKDVATVAFCDAQSTQEIHEKVLNEAVAALLYHTITLSRDDLEKFKGLRVIVRIGSGFDNVDIKAAAELGIAVCNVPASSVEETADTSLCLILNLYRRVTWMHQALREGTRASSVEQIREVAGGAARIRGETLGIIGLGRVGQAVALRAKAFGFGVIFYDPYLPDGVERSLGLQRMATLQDLLIHSDCVSLHCSLNEHNHHLINDFTIKQMRQGAFLVNTSRGGLVDEKALAQALKEGRIRGAALDVHEAEPFSFSTGPLKDAPNLICTPHTSWYSEQASVEAREEAAREVRRAITGRIPDSLKNCVNKEYLMSASPWPSMEAATVHPELNGATYRFPPGLINVAAAGGLSGAAGGVESLVTGNLSHGIAPVSHPPHAPSPVQSAKAEADRDIPSDQ; encoded by the exons ATGGCTCTgatggacaaacacaaacaggtcaAGCGGCAGAGACTTGACCGCATCTGTGAGG GTATTCGACCCCCCATCCTAAATGGGCCAATGCACCCGCGGCCCTTGGTGGCCCTGTTGGACGGGCGTGACTGCACTGTGGAAATGCCCATCCTCAAAGATGTGGCCACTGTGGCCTTCTGTGATGCGCAGTCCACACAAGAGATTCATGAGAAG GTGCTAAATGAGGCAGTGGCCGCTCTTCTCTACCACACCATCACTCTGTCCAGAGATGACCTGGAAAAATTCAAAGGTCTCCGTGTTATTGTCAGGATTGGCTCCGGCTTCGACAATGTTGACATCAAAGCAGCTGCTGAGCTTG GCATTGCTGTCTGTAATGTGCCAGCATCCTCTGTGGAGGAGACAGCCGACACTTCGCTATGTCTAATCCTCAACCTGTACAGGAGAGTCACCTGGATGCACCAGGCGCTCAGGGAGGGAACCCGGGCCTCCAGCGTGGAGCAGATCAGGGAGGTGGCAGGCGGGGCTGCACGTATCAGGGGTGAGACGCTGGGCATTATTGGACTAG GGCGTGTCGGCCAAGCGGTGGCTCTCCGGGCCAAGGCTTTTGGCTTTGGTGTGATCTTCTATGACCCCTACCTGCCCGATGGCGTGGAGCGCTCGCTGGGCCTTCAGCGAATGGCCACCCTGCAGGACCTCCTTATCCATTCTGACTGTGTATCCCTGCACTGCAGCCTCAACGAGCACAACCACCACCTCATCAATGACTTTACCATCAAACAG ATGCGTCAGGGAGCTTTCCTGGTGAACACATCAAGAGGCGGTCTGGTTGATGAGAAAGCACTGGCTCAGGCCCTGAAAGAGGGCCGGATACGAGGGGCTGCCCTGGACGTCCATGAGGCAGAACCTTTCAG TTTTTCAACAGGCCCTCTGAAGGATGCTCCAAACTTGATCTGTACCCCTCACACATCCTGGTATAGTGAGCAGGCGTCTGTGGAGGCTCGCGAGGAGGCAGCCAGAGAGGTCCGCCGTGCCATCACCG GGCGCATCCCTGACAGTCTGAAGAACTGCGTGAATAAGGAGTATCTGATGTCAGCCTCTCCGTGGCCCAGTATGGAAGCCGCCACTGTTCACCCAGAGCTAAACGGAGCCACTTACAG aTTTCCTCCAGGTCTGATCAATGTTGCAGCAGCAGGGGGGCTCTCTGGAGCAGCCGGGGGGGTCGAGAGCCTTGTAACAGGCAACCTGTCACACGGCATTGCCCCCGTCTCCCACCCCCCTCACGCACCCTCTCCGGTGCAATCTGCTAAGGCTGAAGCCGACAGAGACATCCCCTCCGACCAATAG